The Buchnera aphidicola (Cinara pseudotaxifoliae) genomic interval AAAAATTTTTTTTCTGTAATTACAGAAATAACATCAGCATATTTATGATACGTCGATATTATTTCTGAAATATCAAATTTTTTTCTAATAACACCATTTAAAGGAGAAGATTTTTTACATTCCAATATAAATGATGGACGATTTTTTTTTAATTTTTTTTCAAAAAAACAATTTGTTTTTTTTATTTTTCCATAAAAAGAATTTAAAGGGGTACTTTTTTTTTTATGATACACCCATTCTTGTGTACATTGTAATATTTTAGAAATTATATTATTTTTCATAATTTTTCTTGAATAAATGATTTTTATGGTTTAGATAGTCTAATAACAAAATCATAAACTTGACCAGTATTAATAAAATTTAATATTTTTAATGTATTTTGTGAAATATCATCATTTCCTAAAACTTTCATTAATAATGCTATATTAATTGCAATTGTTTGTGCATACACCGGTTCTCCTTTTCCTTTTAATAATTTTATAGTTTCTATATAATTTTCTTGTTCAGTTTTATTAATGAGATATTTTTTATCACATTTTTTTAAACCAAAATCTTCTGGATAAACCTTATATTTGATGATTTTTTTATTATTTAATTCAACTATGTGCGTTTCGGAATAAAGTGTAGCTTCATCTATTCCTCCGCTATGTACAATAATAGCTCGTTGATACTGTAACTTGGATAATATTTTTGCGTATAATAACATTAATTCTACTTTATATACACCAATTAATGCATGTTTAGGTTGAGCGGGGTTTAGTAATGGACCCAGTATATTAAAAATAGTTCTTGTATGTAATGATTTGCGAACATGTGAAATTTTTTCAAAATCGCTAAAATAAGAATTAGCTAATAAAAAACAAATATTTTTATTATCTAAATATTTTTTAGACTGTTGAGGCGATAATGCAACATTTATTTTTAATTTTTGCAATAAATTTGCAGAACCTAAATTTCCAGAAGAATTTATATTACACATTTTTGCTATTTTAATACCATAACATGCTGCAACAAGAGCACTAACGGTAGATATATTAAAACTATTTTTTTGATCACCTCCTGTACCTACAATATCAGATATAATATAATTAGGTTTAGGAAATAATTTCATTGATTGCATTAAAAATTTTCTAGCTCCAATAATTTCTTCGTATGTTTCTGTTCGATATGATAATATCGATAATATTGCAGATATTTGTATGTCATTAAGATTTTTATGAAAAATATTATGAAATAAAGTATAGCTTTCTAATTTATTCAAACACTCTCCATTATATATTTTTTTTAAAATTTTTTTCATTTTTATATACAACCATAAATCATATTAAATTAACAATATTAAAATATATTAATATATGATTATTACTCTATTTTAAAAATTGTTACATATCTATATTATAACACTATCTATTAGCTATTTTACGAACAAACATAAATTTTTTGGTTAATTAATTATATTTATTAAAAATTGTTATAAGTTATTAATAAATTAAAATTAATAAAATTAATTTTAAACATAAAAATTATATATGATATTTATATTTTTACAGATAAATAATATTATTTAGATATATTAGAACATTAAAATCAATTATAAATTACAATAAAATAATTAAATATGGTTATATTTTAAATATAAAAATAAATACATGTAAAATATTACAAATAAAATTTATAAATATTTTAAATTAAAAATTATTTTATTAAATTATTAATGTAATTATGTAAATAAAAAAATATAGTTTATATAAATTAAACATATAAATTTATTATAATACAAAAATAATTTGTATTGTAATCATACATTTTATATTTATATATTTTATATAAAATTTACTATTTATTATAAACAATAATAAATGTTATTATCTAGTTTGATAATAGCACTCTTTTTTTATAAAAACAAAACATTTATATTATTCAAAAATTTCAATAAATAAATATTTTATATGTATATATATACACAAATAATTTTTATATTTAAATAAAAAATATATAATTATATTTATAATAATACATGTTATTAAATACAAAAAATATTGCATATAAAACCAATAATAAAATTTATTACAATTTATATAAACAGGATCTTTATTATGAAAGAAAGAATTCAAAAAATATTGTCTAACTATGGTCTCGGATCACGTCGAACTATTGAAAAAAAAATTTTTCAGAAATTAATTAAAATAAACGGGCAAACGATTTCTTTAGGGCAACGTTTTTTAAAAAATGAAATTCAATATGTATTATTTAATAATAAAAAATTCTTTTTAAAAAAAGATATCACTAGAGTTATTGTTTACAACAAACCTATTGGTGAAATTTGTACCAAAAAGGATGAAAAAAAAAGAAACACGGTTTTTGATAAATTACCTAAATTATTTCATTCTAAATGGATTAATGTAGGAAGATTAGACATTAATACATCAGGTTTACTATTGTTTACTAATTATGGAGAATTAGCGCATAGACTCATGCATCCACGTTACATGATCAAACGAGAATATTTAGTTAAAGTTTTCGGAAAAATATCAAAAAATAAAATTTTAACTTTAAAAAACGGAATTAAAATTGGTTCTTCAGTTTCAAAGTTTTATGAAATTTTTAGTATAAATAATCAAAAAAAAAATCAATGGTTCAAAGTATCTTTACTGCAAGGAAAAAATCGAGAAGTACGGTTACTATGGAAATCAGTTGATATACAAGTTAATAAATTAATTCGAATTAGTTATGGTTCTACAGTATTACCAAGAAATTTATCAAAAGGAAAATTTATAGAATTAAATTCTATTGATATAAAAAATATTTTTAATTCAGTAAATTTATAAATTTTTTTAGTTAACAAAAAAAAATAATTTTTAAAAATATTTTATTATATTTTTAATAAATAAAAAATAAAACTATATTAGTAAATATTTATCCTTAATGCATATATAAGAATATACTTTATACTAGATTTTTTAAAATAAATGTATATTGTAAACATACAATTTTATTTTTACTTATTATTTATAATTCTTTAAAAATTAAATTTTTTATATAACTTACGTGTTTTTTTTAAAAAAAATCTCAAAATATTAGCTTGTCCTATTAATACAACTTTATTTTTAATATAATTATGTCCTCCAACAAAATCAGTCATCAATGCTCCTGATTCTCTAATCTGCAATTCCCCAAAGTTTATATTTAACGGTTTCTCATTAAATCCAACATAAATATTAATTTTTCCTGAAGATAAATATGCTAAATCTAAAATCGAGCAGCCGGTGTGTCGAAAAGAAATTGTTTCTTGGATAAGTTGTTGGATTAAAGAAATATATAAATCAGCATTTTTTTGGCTGTCTTCTCTGAAATAAAAAGCTATAATTTTATTAGAAGTATTCTTATATGTACAACATCTAGCACGAAAACCATTTAACTGAGCACCTTGACCTTTAATAGCTGTAAATAAATCATTTTTAATAGGATCATATATTACTGATATATACGTTTGATTTTTTTCTTTTATTAATATTGACAGACAAAAATGTGGAATTTTTTTAATAAAATTCATGGTTCCGTTTAAAGGATTAATAAACCACTGATTATTTTTCTTTAAAGATTTTTTTCTAGAATATACATTATGTATAGAATGTTGAGGGTATGATTGATGTATAATAGAATAAATAGAAGAAAAAGTTTTTTTTCGTATTTTACGTAAATAATCAATTGTATTTAGTGAATCTAATTGATTCCTAATATCTTTAGAATCATAATTTTGAGTAATAATTTTTCCACCTATTCGAATAGCCCGTATAGCAATATTTAACATAGGATTCATGTAATAATCTCTCATATATAATGTTTTTTATAAAATTGTTATGAATAAATATTTTTAATATTAAAATTCAATATCTTTATCTAACTAGATGTTTATTATATACTTGTTTCAATACATTTTAAAAATTTATTTTTATTTTTAGAGGTAAATAATATTAACTAATATATTTTGGAAAAATAATGCTTAATAAACAATTTTTAGAAATTAAATCAAAAAAAAAAATCAATTTATTAAATTTTAATTTACAAAAAATGATTAATTTCGTATTACAATTAGGAGAAAAAAAATTTCGAGCTATACAAATAATGGAGTGGATTTATAAAAAAAATTGTATTAATTTTAAAAATATGAATAATTTAAATAGTTCTTTACAAGAAAAATTAAAAAAAACATCTATTATTCAATTACCTCAATGTATAAATGAACTAAAATCAATTGATGGTACAATAAAATGGAATTTTTTGTTTAATACTGAATTTATTGAAACAATATATATTCCAGAAAAAAAACGTGCTACTCTGTGTATCTCATCTCAAGCAGGGTGTGTTTTAGGTTGTAAATTTTGCGCAACAGGTAAATTAGGATACACTCGTAATTTATTAGTTTCAGAAATTATTGGTCAAATATGGTACGCTATAGATAAAATAAATCAGTATAGAAACAGAAATCATATTTTATCTCCAATTAAAAATATTGTTATGATGGGTATGGGAGAACCTTTATTAAATTTAAAAAACATTATTATTGCAATTGATATTATGTTACATAAATATGGTTTTAATTTTTCTAAAAATAAAGTGACTCTATCAACAGCTGGTCTTGTTCCAGCTATAAATAAAATAGCCGGAAAAATAGATATTTCATTAGCAATCTCCTTACATGCATCTAATGATTATATTCGTAACATGATTATGCCTATAAATAAACGTTATAATATTAAGATGTTATTGTCATCTGTTAGAAATTATTTAAAAAAATCAACAGCAAATCGAGGTGTAGTAACAATTGAATATGTTATGTTATTATATGTTAACGATTATAAACATCACGCAAAAGAATTAGCGTGTTTGTTAAAAAATATACCTTGTAAAATTAATTTAATTCCTTGGAATACCATAAAAAATTCTTCTTATAAATGTAGTAATTACAACAGAATTACTACATTTTGTGAATATTTAAAAAGCAAAGGTTTTGTTATCATGATTAGAAAAAACAGAGGTTCTGATATTCAGGCTGCATGCGGACAATTAACAGGCATATAAAATTATTTTTGTTAATCAGTCAATACCTTTAATTTATAAATTATATGTGTTTTATATAAAAGAAAAATTTCTTATACACTAAAGTTTTAAAAAATTAATTAAATCAACAATTTTAATATAGGATTCTTATTTTATATGAGTAAAACGTATCAATCAGTTAGAGGTATGCACGACATTCTTCCTTTAGAAATTAATTCTGTGCAAACCGTTGAAGAAACAATAAAAAAAATCCTGCATAATCATTCATATTTTGAGATTCGTAGCCCAATAATTGAACACACTGAATTATTTAAAAAATCAATTGGTAATAATACTGACATTATTCATAAGGAAATGTATAATTTTAGAGATAAAAAAAAAAAAAAAATTTCACTGAGACCAGAAGGTACTGTTGGTTGTATTCGAGCTTGCATACAAAATAATATGTTTTACAATTCTAAAATTCAAAAATTATGGTATTACGGTCCTATGTTTCGTTATGAAAGACCACAAAAAGGGCGATTTAGACAATTCCAACAATTTGGAGTTGAATATTTTGGTATAAATAGTTATTTTGCTGATTACGATATGATCATGTTAACCGTAAGTATTTGGAAAAAATTAAATCTATTAGAATATTTAATATTAGAAATAAATTCTCTTGGAACTATAAAAGATAGGGAAGATTTTTCTTTGGATTTAAAAAGATTTTTTCAAAAACATACATCAGGACTGACTACATACGAAAAAAAATTATTGTCTACCAATCCAATTCGTATTTTAGATAGCAAAAGCACCCATATAATAAAATTATTAAAATCTGCGCCTATTTTAAATCAATATATAAATTCACATTCACATAAACGTTTTAAGAAACTATGTACTTTATTAACTCAATCAAAAGTTAATTATATTGTAAATAATCAATTAGTTAGAGGATTAGATTACTACAATGATACTGTATTTGAATGGACATCAAAAAAATTAGGTTCACAACATACTGTTTGTGCAGGTGGTCGTTATGATAATTTAGTAGAATATTTAGGTGGAAAAAAAAATCCAGCTATCGGATTTGCTATTGGTATAGATAGGATAATTATTTTAAAAAAATCTATTAATCCAGAGTCTTGTGAAAATTTTTTTGTTGATATAAATATCATTTTTTTAGAATCCATGTATTCAGTATTATCAATATATATTGCTAATCAATTACGTTATATGTGGCCAAAATTAAGAATTAATACTTCTTTAAAAAAATTCAAAAAGAATAATTATTTAAAAAAATCAAATAAAATAAAATCAAAATTTTTATTAGTTTTGCAATCTAGTTTATTGAATGTAAATAAAATTTTAGTTAAAAATATATACAAAAAAAAAAATCAAATAATTTTAATAAATAGAGTTTTCCAAAATCCATGTATTTTTATTAATTAATATAATTTTATTATTACATAATATTTAATATCAAATTATTTGATTAATAAAAAATTTTTAAATATTGTTAATTATTACAAATAATTGACATTTTATAGTAAGTCATTACAAATATATGATGAATAAAACACTAAAAAAAGCAGATAAAGAAGTTTGGAATTTAATTCAAAAAGAAAAAACAAGACAAGAATCATGTATTAATTTAATTGCATCAGAAAATTATGCAAGTCGTTCTATATTAGAAGCTCAAGGTTCCTGTTTAACAAATAAATATGCAGAAGGATATATTGGAAATCGTTTTTATAACGGATGTAATGTGATTGATGAAATTGAAAATATTGCTATTAATAGAGCTAAAAAATTATTTAATGTTGAGTATGTTAATGTACAACCCCATTCTGGTTCACAAGCTAATTTTGCAATTTTTCAAGCATTACTAAAACCAAAAGATATTATTTTAGGTATGAATTTAAATCACGGAGGACACTTAACACATGGATCTACTGTAAATTTTTCAGGAAAACTATACAAATCTTATACTTATGGTATCAAAAAAAACGGTG includes:
- the trpD gene encoding anthranilate phosphoribosyltransferase, producing MKKILKKIYNGECLNKLESYTLFHNIFHKNLNDIQISAILSILSYRTETYEEIIGARKFLMQSMKLFPKPNYIISDIVGTGGDQKNSFNISTVSALVAACYGIKIAKMCNINSSGNLGSANLLQKLKINVALSPQQSKKYLDNKNICFLLANSYFSDFEKISHVRKSLHTRTIFNILGPLLNPAQPKHALIGVYKVELMLLYAKILSKLQYQRAIIVHSGGIDEATLYSETHIVELNNKKIIKYKVYPEDFGLKKCDKKYLINKTEQENYIETIKLLKGKGEPVYAQTIAINIALLMKVLGNDDISQNTLKILNFINTGQVYDFVIRLSKP
- a CDS encoding pseudouridine synthase gives rise to the protein MKERIQKILSNYGLGSRRTIEKKIFQKLIKINGQTISLGQRFLKNEIQYVLFNNKKFFLKKDITRVIVYNKPIGEICTKKDEKKRNTVFDKLPKLFHSKWINVGRLDINTSGLLLFTNYGELAHRLMHPRYMIKREYLVKVFGKISKNKILTLKNGIKIGSSVSKFYEIFSINNQKKNQWFKVSLLQGKNREVRLLWKSVDIQVNKLIRISYGSTVLPRNLSKGKFIELNSIDIKNIFNSVNL
- a CDS encoding inositol monophosphatase family protein, which translates into the protein MNPMLNIAIRAIRIGGKIITQNYDSKDIRNQLDSLNTIDYLRKIRKKTFSSIYSIIHQSYPQHSIHNVYSRKKSLKKNNQWFINPLNGTMNFIKKIPHFCLSILIKEKNQTYISVIYDPIKNDLFTAIKGQGAQLNGFRARCCTYKNTSNKIIAFYFREDSQKNADLYISLIQQLIQETISFRHTGCSILDLAYLSSGKINIYVGFNEKPLNINFGELQIRESGALMTDFVGGHNYIKNKVVLIGQANILRFFLKKTRKLYKKFNF
- the rlmN gene encoding 23S rRNA (adenine(2503)-C(2))-methyltransferase RlmN, giving the protein MLNKQFLEIKSKKKINLLNFNLQKMINFVLQLGEKKFRAIQIMEWIYKKNCINFKNMNNLNSSLQEKLKKTSIIQLPQCINELKSIDGTIKWNFLFNTEFIETIYIPEKKRATLCISSQAGCVLGCKFCATGKLGYTRNLLVSEIIGQIWYAIDKINQYRNRNHILSPIKNIVMMGMGEPLLNLKNIIIAIDIMLHKYGFNFSKNKVTLSTAGLVPAINKIAGKIDISLAISLHASNDYIRNMIMPINKRYNIKMLLSSVRNYLKKSTANRGVVTIEYVMLLYVNDYKHHAKELACLLKNIPCKINLIPWNTIKNSSYKCSNYNRITTFCEYLKSKGFVIMIRKNRGSDIQAACGQLTGI
- the hisS gene encoding histidine--tRNA ligase, which translates into the protein MSKTYQSVRGMHDILPLEINSVQTVEETIKKILHNHSYFEIRSPIIEHTELFKKSIGNNTDIIHKEMYNFRDKKKKKISLRPEGTVGCIRACIQNNMFYNSKIQKLWYYGPMFRYERPQKGRFRQFQQFGVEYFGINSYFADYDMIMLTVSIWKKLNLLEYLILEINSLGTIKDREDFSLDLKRFFQKHTSGLTTYEKKLLSTNPIRILDSKSTHIIKLLKSAPILNQYINSHSHKRFKKLCTLLTQSKVNYIVNNQLVRGLDYYNDTVFEWTSKKLGSQHTVCAGGRYDNLVEYLGGKKNPAIGFAIGIDRIIILKKSINPESCENFFVDINIIFLESMYSVLSIYIANQLRYMWPKLRINTSLKKFKKNNYLKKSNKIKSKFLLVLQSSLLNVNKILVKNIYKKKNQIILINRVFQNPCIFIN